One segment of Allorhodopirellula heiligendammensis DNA contains the following:
- a CDS encoding prenyltransferase/squalene oxidase repeat-containing protein, giving the protein MNFPSIDRRRFLHALAAGGCVAAAQAVPNTANAAIPKPKWLEAINRGLEYLASKQSSRGQWNTTVYPTAMAALSGTALIASGSTTTQGPYARQIARAADFIISKSRGNGLIGDPQTDARYTYGHGFSMLFLSQVLGEEGLLDRREEIVDVLSRAVQFSGNAQTAAGGWGYVSAKEGNDFDEGSTTITQVQGLRGCRNAGIPVSGEVIEKAKEYIYRCQNPDGGISYSSRQTGSSRPAITAAALAALYNAGDYDSEQVPEMLAYTKESLHDLGDAGAAFGHWHYTYLYYSQVVYRQGDQEWFPFRDRLYDRISAEQQPDGSWTGPIHPVYITACNLTMLQLDRGFLPIYQR; this is encoded by the coding sequence ATGAACTTTCCTTCCATCGACCGCCGCCGATTTCTGCACGCCCTCGCCGCGGGCGGTTGCGTCGCGGCCGCCCAGGCGGTTCCCAACACGGCCAACGCTGCGATTCCAAAACCCAAGTGGCTGGAGGCGATCAACCGTGGTCTGGAGTATCTGGCCAGCAAACAGTCCTCACGTGGCCAGTGGAACACGACCGTTTACCCGACTGCGATGGCGGCGTTATCCGGAACGGCTCTGATCGCCAGTGGGAGCACGACGACGCAGGGCCCGTACGCCCGCCAGATCGCTCGAGCTGCGGATTTCATTATTAGCAAATCCCGCGGAAATGGCTTGATTGGCGACCCACAAACCGATGCGCGATACACGTATGGCCACGGCTTTTCGATGCTGTTTCTGTCGCAGGTCCTCGGCGAAGAAGGACTGCTCGACCGTCGGGAGGAAATCGTCGACGTGCTCAGCCGAGCGGTTCAATTCAGTGGAAACGCTCAAACCGCCGCTGGCGGGTGGGGCTACGTGTCAGCCAAGGAGGGCAATGATTTTGACGAGGGTAGCACCACCATTACGCAGGTTCAGGGACTGCGAGGCTGTCGCAATGCGGGGATTCCTGTCAGTGGTGAGGTGATTGAGAAGGCGAAGGAATACATCTATCGCTGTCAAAACCCAGACGGCGGGATCAGCTACAGTAGCCGGCAAACGGGCAGCAGCCGACCAGCGATCACGGCGGCGGCTCTGGCGGCGCTCTACAACGCGGGCGATTACGACAGTGAGCAAGTGCCCGAGATGCTGGCCTACACCAAGGAATCCCTGCACGATCTTGGTGACGCAGGCGCTGCGTTTGGCCACTGGCACTACACCTATCTCTACTACAGCCAAGTGGTCTACCGGCAAGGCGATCAGGAGTGGTTCCCGTTTCGCGACCGGCTGTACGATCGTATTTCGGCTGAGCAACAACCTGATGGCTCGTGGACTGGCCCGATTCACCCGGTGTACATCACCGCGTGTAACCTCACGATGCTGCAACTCGACCGCGGCTTTCTGCCGATCTATCAGCGGTGA
- a CDS encoding BBP7 family outer membrane beta-barrel protein: protein MTKQIQAGDGPSHLAMNAAKLLFARIGGGRCVRAMSRLNTWVAAPQKAGSDEKVAPAYVHFRRLRAVAGILLVCVCSPVPLIAQTSPTASSPRRIPVRGYSAPSSADSRILKEKPGVQPGRVTSVEIRNADGEVMDSELAEGEYFMGAAPLPIAVGQSLPTRMASSPSMALESPFLDDPEVIVGEEYADPEVLEFDEYSDFEGSQMFGDSIDGGCDACDAATTGVCDSCRYGDGYYGPYDARVEHLARFLAHPLAGFWARAEYANLTLDGQGAPPLVTTGDPGTPLANAGVLGQSGTRTLYGGNELGDGSRSGGRFEIGRYFGASGLGLSASILFADDVDDQFSADSSTYAILARPYVDVSPGGMGSDADLVSFPAQYAGSVNVQSSTQFAAGDVLLRAMLISRADRQLESLVGYTYLQLDDDLNISDSTRILGSSSGLGIGTLIDRTDRFQATNRFNGAAFGVRTETSWGRWSLASMLKLGIGRTSSTVKAYGLTRTTGPAVDIQNGGLLVQSSNMGSRDYSEFAVSPELRLMLSRQLPYGWNASVGYHFLYLSRVLRAGEQIDPYLNLTQASPGGLQGFASPRPDVYYSDLTANAITFGVMRNF, encoded by the coding sequence ATGACAAAGCAAATCCAAGCGGGCGATGGCCCGAGTCACCTCGCCATGAACGCTGCAAAGCTCTTGTTTGCACGCATTGGTGGAGGGCGTTGTGTGCGAGCGATGTCCCGGCTGAACACATGGGTGGCGGCTCCACAGAAGGCGGGTTCAGACGAGAAAGTAGCGCCAGCCTACGTGCATTTTCGCCGCCTGCGCGCCGTCGCGGGAATCCTCCTAGTATGCGTTTGCAGTCCAGTGCCGCTGATCGCCCAGACGTCTCCGACGGCGTCGTCGCCGAGGCGGATACCCGTACGCGGCTACTCTGCGCCCAGCAGTGCCGATTCACGGATACTCAAAGAGAAGCCAGGCGTGCAGCCGGGCCGTGTCACCAGCGTTGAGATTCGAAACGCGGATGGCGAGGTCATGGACTCCGAGTTGGCCGAAGGCGAGTATTTCATGGGAGCGGCACCATTGCCGATCGCAGTCGGACAATCCCTCCCCACCCGCATGGCCTCGTCACCGTCGATGGCGTTGGAGTCACCATTCTTGGACGACCCCGAAGTCATCGTTGGGGAGGAATACGCCGACCCCGAGGTGTTGGAGTTCGACGAGTACTCTGATTTCGAGGGCAGTCAGATGTTCGGCGACTCGATTGACGGCGGATGCGATGCTTGCGACGCAGCCACCACAGGAGTCTGTGACTCGTGTCGCTATGGAGATGGTTACTACGGGCCATATGATGCGCGAGTCGAACACCTGGCAAGATTCTTGGCACACCCGCTTGCCGGATTTTGGGCGCGTGCCGAATACGCCAACTTAACCCTCGATGGGCAAGGTGCACCGCCGTTGGTGACGACTGGCGATCCAGGCACCCCGTTAGCAAACGCGGGTGTCCTGGGGCAATCGGGGACGCGAACGCTCTATGGCGGCAACGAACTGGGGGACGGCAGTCGCTCGGGTGGTCGCTTTGAAATCGGTCGCTATTTTGGTGCCTCCGGGCTCGGTTTATCCGCATCGATTCTATTCGCCGACGATGTCGACGATCAGTTTTCTGCGGACTCCTCCACCTATGCCATTTTGGCCCGCCCCTATGTGGATGTCTCTCCGGGTGGGATGGGTAGCGATGCTGACCTCGTGAGTTTTCCCGCCCAGTATGCCGGTAGTGTCAACGTGCAGTCGTCAACGCAGTTCGCTGCCGGAGATGTACTGTTGCGAGCGATGTTAATCAGCCGGGCGGATCGGCAACTCGAAAGTCTGGTGGGCTACACGTACCTCCAGCTCGACGATGATCTGAACATCAGTGACTCGACCCGGATCCTCGGCAGTAGCAGCGGACTGGGCATCGGCACATTGATCGATCGCACCGACCGCTTCCAAGCGACCAACCGGTTTAACGGAGCCGCATTCGGTGTTCGTACCGAAACCAGCTGGGGACGCTGGTCACTGGCGTCGATGTTGAAGCTCGGCATCGGCCGAACCAGTTCGACCGTGAAGGCTTACGGTCTAACGCGAACGACCGGTCCTGCGGTCGATATTCAGAACGGTGGACTGTTGGTGCAAAGCAGCAATATGGGTTCACGAGACTATAGCGAGTTTGCAGTCTCACCCGAGTTGCGGTTAATGCTCAGCCGCCAACTGCCCTACGGTTGGAACGCTTCGGTGGGATACCACTTTCTCTACCTCAGCCGGGTGCTGCGAGCGGGCGAGCAAATCGATCCTTACCTGAACCTGACGCAGGCCAGTCCCGGCGGTCTGCAAGGCTTCGCATCGCCTCGGCCTGACGTTTACTACAGTGACCTCACCGCCAACGCAATCACGTTTGGCGTGATGCGTAATTTCTAA
- a CDS encoding M13 family metallopeptidase — MKRNLLPPPRAIRTIAAGTLLAGMSVGYLPSTPSLSAEEVTAEDATATGKVSGIDQSLFSESVKPGENFYTYANEKWLDETPIPADKSNYGIFTILDDETREQVRTLIEAAAEEDAAPGTPSQKVGDMYRSVLDVKKRNEAGITPIQPLLKIVDGIESPADLATAMGKLVRRGVYGPLAPYVSVDAKHSDEYIVYLTQSGLTLPDRDYYLEDEPRYNELRSELKTYIADMLSVLGTEDPAAAAEQVFEIEKQIAERQWTKTENRDPDATYNRKTMAELDELVSEFPVNQMLEAAEIKDQAALVVRQPSFFTEIDAVLTGTPLDAWKHYLDFHIVDSYASALTEDLERRNFEFHGKAVSGTDEQQPMWKRAVDGTGAVLGEVVGQLYVEQHFTPQAKARMNELVNNLKTAFAQRIKTREWMGKGTQKQAQVKLDKFTTKIGYPDEWKDYSKLTITDASPATNMIAAAKFEFDRDLNKLGGPIDRNEWHMTPQTINAYYNPTMNEIVFPAAILQPPFFNMAADDAVNYGGIGAVIGHELSHGFDDKGSKYDGDGNLRNWWTPTDREEFEKRAAGLSAQYDQFKPFEDMNVNGELTLGENIGDLGGLAVAYAAYQLSLDGKAAPVIDGLTGDQRFFLGWSQIWRRLYREQELRKRLITDPHSPSEYRVNGIVRNMDEWYEAFGIDKSDKLYVAPENRIRIW, encoded by the coding sequence ATGAAACGAAACCTGCTTCCACCACCTCGCGCCATTCGTACGATCGCAGCCGGAACGCTGCTCGCTGGCATGAGCGTGGGCTATCTACCATCCACACCCAGCCTATCCGCAGAAGAAGTTACTGCAGAGGACGCAACTGCCACCGGCAAGGTCTCAGGGATCGATCAGTCCTTGTTCAGTGAATCAGTGAAGCCGGGCGAGAATTTCTATACCTACGCCAACGAAAAATGGTTGGATGAAACCCCGATTCCTGCAGACAAGTCGAACTACGGAATCTTCACCATTCTCGATGATGAAACTCGCGAACAAGTCCGCACGCTGATCGAGGCTGCGGCGGAAGAGGATGCCGCCCCAGGCACTCCCAGTCAGAAGGTGGGCGACATGTATCGTTCCGTGCTGGATGTCAAAAAACGCAATGAAGCAGGAATCACACCGATCCAGCCACTTCTGAAAATCGTTGATGGGATTGAATCCCCCGCAGACCTCGCCACCGCGATGGGTAAACTTGTGCGGCGGGGCGTCTACGGACCACTCGCCCCCTATGTCAGTGTCGATGCGAAACACAGCGACGAGTACATCGTTTATCTAACCCAGTCGGGACTGACCCTGCCCGATCGCGACTACTATCTCGAGGACGAGCCCCGCTACAACGAACTGCGCAGTGAACTGAAGACCTACATCGCCGATATGCTCAGCGTGCTCGGCACAGAAGATCCCGCCGCAGCCGCCGAGCAGGTCTTCGAAATCGAAAAACAGATCGCCGAGCGACAGTGGACCAAGACGGAGAACCGCGACCCCGACGCGACCTATAATCGCAAAACGATGGCCGAACTCGACGAGCTCGTCAGTGAGTTCCCAGTCAATCAAATGCTGGAGGCTGCCGAGATCAAAGACCAAGCAGCCCTCGTTGTTCGCCAACCCAGTTTCTTTACCGAAATCGATGCCGTGCTCACCGGTACGCCGCTGGACGCATGGAAGCATTATCTCGACTTTCACATCGTGGATTCCTACGCGTCCGCCTTGACGGAAGACTTGGAGCGACGAAATTTTGAATTCCATGGCAAAGCGGTGTCGGGTACCGACGAACAACAACCGATGTGGAAGCGGGCGGTCGATGGCACGGGAGCGGTCCTGGGCGAAGTCGTCGGCCAACTCTACGTCGAACAACATTTCACCCCGCAGGCGAAAGCCCGCATGAATGAGTTGGTCAACAACTTGAAGACAGCCTTCGCCCAGCGGATCAAGACCCGGGAGTGGATGGGGAAGGGCACTCAGAAGCAGGCCCAGGTCAAACTCGACAAGTTCACCACCAAGATCGGCTATCCCGACGAGTGGAAGGACTACTCGAAACTGACAATTACCGACGCCTCGCCCGCGACCAACATGATTGCTGCGGCCAAGTTCGAATTTGATCGCGACCTGAACAAACTCGGGGGACCGATCGATCGCAATGAATGGCACATGACGCCGCAAACAATCAATGCCTACTACAACCCCACAATGAACGAAATCGTGTTTCCCGCCGCGATTTTGCAGCCACCCTTTTTCAACATGGCCGCTGACGATGCGGTGAATTACGGGGGCATCGGCGCTGTCATCGGTCACGAACTCAGCCATGGCTTCGACGACAAAGGCAGCAAATACGACGGCGATGGAAACCTACGCAACTGGTGGACGCCGACCGATCGCGAAGAGTTTGAAAAACGCGCCGCTGGCCTCAGCGCTCAATACGACCAATTCAAACCTTTCGAAGATATGAACGTCAACGGCGAACTCACGCTCGGCGAAAACATCGGTGACCTGGGCGGTCTCGCGGTCGCCTACGCCGCTTACCAGCTGTCTCTCGATGGCAAAGCAGCACCGGTCATCGACGGTCTCACCGGAGACCAACGGTTTTTCCTAGGTTGGTCACAGATTTGGCGACGATTGTATCGCGAACAAGAACTTCGCAAACGCTTGATCACCGATCCTCACAGCCCGAGCGAATACCGCGTTAACGGCATCGTGCGAAACATGGATGAGTGGTACGAGGCATTCGGCATCGATAAGAGCGACAAACTTTACGTTGCCCCGGAGAATCGCATCCGCATTTGGTAG
- the trmB gene encoding tRNA (guanine(46)-N(7))-methyltransferase TrmB, producing MPRAALRKPNPDLDLSKWLKKPEDLPRELSSQTLFGNDQPLEIEVGSGKGLFIQTESQRCPEHNYFGIEIAGKYAAHAAARLARRNRANAMMLSGDAEPIFASGPRNYAQSPGTPGAPDGGNDGRQAPRIANGSLEAVHVYFPDPWWKKRHRKRRVLSDANIREFSRALRTGGRLHFWTDVLDYFELTVELIAEIAPEFGVPLPEVQRESTHDLDYHTHFERRSRKFGIPVYRVCYRKRDRS from the coding sequence ATGCCTCGTGCAGCCCTGCGAAAGCCGAACCCTGACCTCGATCTGTCGAAATGGCTCAAGAAGCCGGAGGATTTGCCACGGGAGTTGTCCAGTCAAACACTCTTCGGGAACGATCAGCCGCTGGAGATCGAAGTTGGCAGCGGTAAAGGGCTATTTATTCAAACGGAGTCACAACGCTGCCCCGAGCACAACTATTTTGGAATTGAAATCGCCGGCAAATATGCCGCGCATGCGGCCGCGAGGTTGGCGCGTCGAAACCGTGCCAACGCCATGATGTTGTCCGGAGACGCCGAGCCCATTTTTGCCAGTGGCCCTCGCAACTACGCGCAGTCGCCTGGAACGCCCGGAGCTCCCGATGGCGGTAACGATGGTAGGCAAGCACCTCGAATCGCCAACGGATCACTCGAAGCGGTACACGTCTACTTCCCAGATCCATGGTGGAAGAAACGGCATCGCAAGCGGCGGGTGTTGAGCGATGCGAACATCCGCGAGTTCAGTCGCGCACTTCGCACAGGCGGCCGCCTGCATTTTTGGACCGACGTCCTTGACTACTTTGAGCTCACCGTTGAATTGATCGCTGAGATTGCGCCGGAATTCGGCGTGCCGTTGCCAGAGGTGCAGCGAGAATCGACCCATGATCTCGATTATCACACCCACTTCGAAAGACGCAGCCGCAAATTCGGGATACCGGTGTATCGAGTCTGCTATCGCAAACGCGACCGCTCATAA
- a CDS encoding AI-2E family transporter: MPNRLRHFQLLALGTLLLGLVLAAAGLLISAVNVLLLVFAGLLFGLLIHGISNWLADHTPLSYQSNYMIVVTVFLLATCLGFYYLGSLVVDRADEFAAELQTSLQNAQQQASESELTKKVVPESVDLKQTMFQHAATAWKGVLTGMRSLGAAITGAFVILFVGLYAAYEPQLYRTGLLKLVPLRSRDRAGEVLDQLNSALVRWIIGRLMSMAIVGVLTSIGLYFLDVPLPVTLGVLAALLTFLPNFGPLLAAVPQILLALNVSTETAIYVGIFNVVLQGVESYLITPMIQRSEVTLPPILTIAAQLLMGVLVGVMGIMMAAPMVVAIMVVVQMLYIEDYLGDPDPGELTSTPAND; the protein is encoded by the coding sequence GTGCCTAATCGTCTGCGCCACTTTCAACTACTTGCCCTCGGAACTCTGCTGCTTGGCTTGGTACTGGCGGCAGCGGGGCTATTGATTTCGGCTGTTAATGTGTTGCTATTGGTGTTTGCCGGGCTGCTGTTCGGGCTACTCATCCACGGCATCTCGAACTGGCTCGCCGATCATACGCCACTGTCATACCAATCAAACTACATGATTGTGGTGACTGTGTTTCTCCTCGCGACCTGCCTAGGTTTCTACTACCTGGGCTCACTCGTCGTGGATCGAGCAGACGAGTTTGCGGCCGAGTTGCAGACATCTCTCCAGAATGCTCAGCAGCAAGCGAGTGAATCAGAGCTGACGAAAAAGGTCGTACCTGAATCCGTTGATCTCAAACAAACGATGTTCCAACATGCCGCCACAGCCTGGAAAGGCGTCCTGACCGGAATGCGATCGCTCGGTGCGGCAATCACAGGTGCTTTCGTCATCCTGTTTGTGGGCCTGTACGCGGCTTACGAGCCTCAGCTCTATCGGACAGGGCTGCTAAAGTTAGTTCCGCTACGATCGCGCGATCGTGCTGGCGAAGTGCTCGATCAACTCAACAGCGCGCTCGTCCGCTGGATCATCGGACGGCTGATGTCGATGGCTATCGTGGGAGTGCTGACATCCATTGGCCTGTATTTCCTCGACGTCCCGCTACCGGTCACCCTCGGTGTCCTCGCAGCATTGTTGACGTTCCTGCCCAACTTCGGGCCGCTACTCGCTGCGGTACCGCAGATTCTGCTCGCGCTCAACGTCAGCACCGAAACTGCGATCTACGTGGGCATATTCAACGTGGTGCTGCAGGGAGTCGAGAGTTACCTGATTACGCCCATGATCCAGCGGAGCGAGGTCACACTGCCGCCGATCCTGACGATCGCTGCTCAATTGCTAATGGGCGTTCTGGTCGGTGTGATGGGGATCATGATGGCTGCACCGATGGTAGTCGCAATCATGGTGGTCGTGCAAATGCTGTACATCGAAGACTACCTGGGTGACCCCGATCCCGGCGAGCTGACCAGTACCCCCGCGAACGATTGA
- a CDS encoding sugar kinase has translation MASLNIPAAGADLDFLALGALVHRLDPGVIPFRTATNFDVHVSGGEYNCAANLSSCFGLSTGVATAMVNNGIGELIQRQVRAMGVRPFYKHFEHDGVRGPNMATVYSDRGQGVRAPVVFYNRANEAGGMLKPGDFDWDKIFAGGVRWVHSGGIFAALSETTAQVVIEMMEAAGRHGAIRSFDLNYRAKLWDTIGGLPKGQEMMAKIVQNVDLLVGNEEDLQKGCGIKGPDVEEKSGGGLDPKNFFKMIGDAVEKFPNVKAVATTLREVHSTNRHSWSAVLWHEGKEYVAPTAELDVLDRIGGGDGFASGLTYGLLDGRSPDEALRLGWAHGALLTTYPGDVSRASLAEVEAFAKGGSARVQR, from the coding sequence ATGGCTTCTTTGAACATTCCCGCCGCGGGTGCCGATCTTGATTTCCTCGCTCTGGGGGCCTTGGTGCACCGTCTCGACCCGGGCGTGATCCCGTTTCGCACAGCCACCAATTTTGACGTGCATGTTTCGGGCGGTGAATACAACTGCGCCGCGAACCTATCGTCCTGCTTCGGTTTGTCGACTGGAGTCGCAACCGCCATGGTCAACAACGGCATCGGGGAATTGATCCAGCGTCAAGTCCGGGCGATGGGCGTGCGACCGTTCTACAAGCACTTCGAACATGATGGTGTGCGAGGTCCGAACATGGCCACCGTGTACAGTGATCGTGGACAGGGCGTTCGCGCGCCGGTCGTGTTCTACAACCGGGCCAACGAAGCCGGCGGAATGCTCAAGCCAGGTGATTTTGACTGGGACAAGATTTTCGCGGGCGGCGTGCGATGGGTTCACAGCGGTGGGATCTTCGCTGCTTTGTCCGAAACGACTGCTCAAGTCGTCATTGAAATGATGGAAGCGGCCGGACGTCACGGTGCCATTCGCTCCTTCGATTTAAACTACCGCGCTAAATTATGGGACACCATTGGCGGCCTGCCCAAAGGCCAAGAGATGATGGCCAAGATCGTTCAAAATGTCGATTTGCTCGTCGGCAATGAAGAAGACCTACAGAAGGGCTGCGGCATCAAAGGCCCCGACGTGGAAGAGAAGTCCGGTGGCGGGCTCGATCCCAAGAACTTCTTCAAGATGATCGGTGACGCCGTCGAGAAATTCCCGAACGTCAAAGCGGTTGCCACCACATTGCGGGAAGTTCATTCGACCAACCGCCACTCGTGGAGCGCCGTGCTGTGGCACGAAGGCAAAGAGTACGTGGCACCCACTGCGGAGCTGGACGTGCTCGACCGGATCGGTGGTGGCGATGGGTTTGCATCCGGACTGACCTACGGCCTGCTCGATGGCCGCAGTCCAGACGAAGCCCTGCGTTTGGGCTGGGCTCACGGAGCTTTGCTGACGACTTATCCCGGCGACGTCAGCCGCGCCTCGCTCGCTGAAGTCGAAGCCTTCGCCAAGGGCGGTTCCGCTCGGGTACAACGCTAG
- a CDS encoding SDR family oxidoreductase — MNKLFDLSNDVAVVIGGTGELGGQMAEALGSAGAKIAVLGRNAERGNARAEAIVAAGGDAKFFAADGLQRESLEAARDNVIAWAGTPTVLVNAAGGNHPDATIPPGGDICGLPLDAWQTVFDLNLVGGALLPSQVFAPAMIDAGVGSIINIASMSGIIPLSRVVAYSAAKAAVINLTLWLAREWATTGVRVNAISPGFFPAEQNRKLLFQEDGSYTERGGQIIGHTPMARFGKAEELAGAAIWLASRQASSFVTGQNIAVDGGFASVTI, encoded by the coding sequence ATGAATAAACTCTTTGATCTCAGTAATGACGTCGCCGTGGTGATCGGCGGCACCGGTGAACTCGGCGGGCAGATGGCCGAGGCCCTTGGCAGTGCGGGGGCGAAAATCGCCGTACTTGGTCGCAATGCCGAACGCGGCAACGCACGTGCCGAAGCGATTGTGGCGGCAGGCGGCGACGCCAAGTTTTTCGCCGCCGATGGGCTGCAGCGAGAATCGCTCGAAGCCGCCCGCGATAACGTGATCGCATGGGCGGGTACGCCCACCGTGCTCGTCAATGCCGCAGGCGGCAATCACCCCGATGCCACCATCCCGCCCGGCGGCGACATCTGTGGCCTGCCCCTGGACGCTTGGCAAACGGTCTTTGACCTCAATCTCGTCGGCGGTGCACTATTGCCCAGCCAAGTGTTTGCGCCCGCGATGATCGACGCCGGTGTCGGCAGCATCATCAATATCGCTTCGATGTCAGGCATCATTCCGCTGTCGCGAGTCGTTGCCTATTCGGCGGCAAAAGCCGCTGTGATCAATCTCACTCTGTGGCTGGCCCGCGAATGGGCGACCACTGGCGTTCGCGTCAACGCGATCAGCCCAGGCTTTTTTCCTGCCGAGCAAAACCGCAAATTGCTCTTCCAGGAAGACGGCAGTTACACCGAACGGGGCGGCCAAATCATCGGTCACACCCCCATGGCGAGGTTCGGCAAAGCCGAAGAACTCGCGGGAGCAGCAATCTGGTTAGCCAGTCGCCAAGCATCCTCGTTCGTCACCGGCCAGAACATCGCCGTCGACGGCGGTTTCGCCTCTGTCACGATTTAA
- a CDS encoding tetratricopeptide repeat protein, producing MNLSACRRRTFVMVAVWAWVGIGSAVPCSAVQQDLSAVSDAEIARLIEGLASDSYAMRLRCRDRLMRIGLAAFDQLRDARNHPDSEVAIVARRLTSGLRVQWSTPTDATEVRELLSEYSSHSVAQRQMRIESIADLPRGDAFSPLLRLARFEPEPALARAAALALIGLDTRPATSLHRRTPETNSQSSVRDGLEAAQIEASSLPPGRISSAWLQQYAADLRSGRLDVPAWEKLISQNREHLALDDGDLISESSISATELLDLIALTAERALAHDSKDDAVGLMIANVDLIPAKTQRLIEISTWALEHSLDRVVVELYESQRELVEKSPILLYSVAEAFSHLDREIDASKLAEAALAINPLAQEGDSAVHPQTLEYNALAHIEIAAELVQRGLFRWAEQEFEIVIDRLPVDTAVSSFARLRLAEMFGEMQRHADVVRTLTPLTERISQDDEFRERLIARRFSYTDVQSNLDFHRGLLMIQQGDSEAAKPVLRKAYDMDKDNIDILIAMYRLDGDEQWRESVASILDEQIRMAQSEIDDARNNMQRLGPFRTSDLELAQHLNAYAWLVSNTAGDTDKALRYSKESLRISPGRSALMDTCARCYFAVGDLEAAVKMQTEACELTPHSPPLLRQLKEFRDALQASQKRID from the coding sequence TTGAATCTGTCTGCGTGTCGTCGGCGAACCTTTGTCATGGTCGCGGTGTGGGCATGGGTTGGTATCGGATCGGCGGTGCCCTGCTCTGCTGTCCAGCAGGATTTGTCGGCGGTTAGCGACGCAGAGATCGCGAGGTTGATCGAGGGGTTGGCGTCGGATAGCTACGCGATGCGATTGCGCTGCCGCGATCGACTCATGCGAATTGGCTTGGCCGCCTTCGATCAATTGCGAGACGCACGCAATCATCCCGATAGTGAAGTAGCCATAGTGGCAAGGCGTTTGACGAGCGGTTTGAGGGTCCAGTGGTCCACTCCTACGGACGCCACCGAGGTCCGAGAACTGTTGTCCGAGTACAGTTCCCACAGTGTCGCGCAGCGGCAGATGCGGATCGAGTCGATTGCAGATCTCCCTCGCGGTGACGCATTTTCGCCCTTGTTGCGATTGGCTCGCTTTGAGCCGGAGCCAGCCCTCGCCCGCGCCGCAGCATTGGCACTGATCGGGTTGGACACTCGCCCCGCGACCTCCCTGCATCGCCGGACGCCCGAAACCAACTCGCAATCCTCCGTTCGCGATGGTTTGGAGGCTGCCCAGATCGAGGCCAGTTCACTGCCGCCGGGCAGAATCAGTAGCGCATGGCTGCAGCAGTACGCAGCTGATCTTCGTTCAGGGCGTTTGGATGTTCCCGCTTGGGAGAAGTTGATTTCGCAGAACCGTGAACATCTCGCCTTGGATGACGGCGACTTGATTAGCGAATCGAGTATTTCTGCGACCGAATTGCTCGATCTGATCGCCTTGACCGCTGAGCGAGCGCTCGCTCATGACAGCAAGGACGACGCGGTTGGGCTCATGATCGCCAACGTTGATTTGATTCCTGCGAAAACGCAGCGATTGATCGAGATCTCGACTTGGGCGCTGGAGCATTCGCTCGATCGTGTCGTCGTCGAGTTGTACGAATCCCAACGCGAATTGGTGGAGAAGAGCCCGATACTACTCTATTCGGTTGCCGAAGCGTTCTCGCACCTTGATCGTGAGATCGATGCGAGCAAGCTCGCCGAAGCCGCCCTCGCCATCAATCCTCTCGCTCAAGAGGGCGATTCTGCGGTGCACCCCCAAACCCTTGAGTACAACGCGTTGGCGCATATTGAAATTGCCGCCGAGCTTGTTCAGCGAGGGCTGTTTCGCTGGGCCGAACAAGAGTTCGAGATTGTGATCGACCGGTTGCCTGTCGATACTGCCGTCTCATCATTCGCGAGATTGCGGTTGGCGGAGATGTTTGGCGAGATGCAGCGTCACGCCGATGTTGTCAGAACGCTCACGCCGTTGACCGAACGGATCAGTCAGGATGATGAGTTTCGCGAACGGTTAATCGCACGTCGCTTCTCGTACACCGATGTGCAGAGCAATCTGGATTTTCATCGCGGGCTGCTGATGATCCAGCAGGGCGACAGCGAGGCCGCCAAGCCGGTCCTACGCAAAGCCTACGACATGGACAAGGATAACATCGACATCCTGATCGCGATGTATCGTCTCGATGGTGACGAGCAGTGGCGCGAGTCGGTTGCCAGCATACTCGATGAGCAAATCCGGATGGCGCAAAGTGAAATCGACGATGCCCGCAACAACATGCAGCGGCTGGGGCCTTTTCGCACCTCGGATCTTGAATTGGCTCAACATCTCAATGCTTACGCGTGGTTGGTCAGCAATACTGCGGGCGATACCGACAAGGCGCTGCGATATAGCAAGGAATCGCTGCGGATTTCGCCGGGCCGATCGGCATTGATGGATACCTGTGCTCGCTGCTATTTCGCCGTGGGTGACCTCGAGGCAGCCGTCAAGATGCAAACCGAGGCGTGTGAGCTCACCCCGCATTCGCCTCCGCTCCTGCGCCAGCTCAAAGAGTTTCGTGACGCGTTGCAAGCGTCGCAAAAGCGTATAGATTAG